From Pelomonas sp. SE-A7, a single genomic window includes:
- a CDS encoding LysR family transcriptional regulator: MLSPDELQLLQAIRDTGSLSRAAALLGKAPSTISHAARQLENRLDALLFDRRRYRLQLSPAGRVLVEESARIHEDVQRLTLRVKQVARGWEDRLWIVCDEIFEFETLLPVIRDFDALGSGVPLRIGHEVLGGTWEALREGRADLVIGATNEPPTIAGLRWAELGRMDWSFAVAPRHPLARAREPLKPEQVQKHRAVVVGDSSRQSGERSYGLQTGQPRLAVPTMRAKILAQREGLGVGWLPARRVQGLIERGELVEKRMAQPREPNVLYLGWRSRDGGEGQALRWWLDRLAEPRLAKRLIDGLPA, from the coding sequence ATGTTGTCGCCCGATGAACTGCAGCTCCTGCAGGCGATCCGCGATACCGGCAGCCTCTCGCGCGCCGCCGCCTTGCTGGGCAAGGCCCCGTCCACCATCTCCCATGCGGCCCGCCAGCTCGAGAACCGGCTCGATGCCCTCTTGTTCGACCGCCGCCGCTACCGCCTGCAGCTGAGCCCGGCCGGCCGCGTGCTGGTGGAGGAGTCGGCCCGCATCCATGAGGACGTGCAGCGGCTGACGCTGCGGGTCAAGCAGGTGGCGCGGGGCTGGGAAGACCGGCTGTGGATAGTCTGCGACGAGATCTTCGAGTTCGAGACCCTGCTGCCGGTGATACGCGACTTCGACGCCCTGGGTTCCGGCGTGCCGCTGCGCATAGGTCACGAGGTGCTGGGCGGCACCTGGGAGGCGCTGCGCGAGGGCCGGGCCGACTTGGTGATTGGCGCGACCAACGAACCTCCGACCATCGCCGGCCTGCGCTGGGCCGAGCTGGGCCGCATGGACTGGAGCTTCGCGGTGGCGCCGCGGCATCCGCTGGCCCGGGCCCGCGAGCCGCTCAAGCCCGAGCAGGTGCAGAAGCACCGGGCCGTGGTCGTGGGCGACAGCTCGCGCCAATCCGGCGAGCGCAGCTACGGCCTGCAGACCGGCCAGCCCAGGCTGGCCGTGCCGACCATGCGGGCCAAGATCCTCGCCCAGCGAGAAGGCCTGGGCGTTGGCTGGCTGCCGGCGCGGCGGGTGCAAGGCCTGATAGAGCGCGGCGAGCTGGTCGAGAAGCGCATGGCCCAGCCGCGCGAACCCAATGTGCTCTACCTGGGCTGGCGCAGCCGCGACGGCGGCGAGGGTCAGGCCTTGCGCTGGTGGCTGGACCGCCTGGCCGAACCGCGCCTGGCCAAGCGGCTGATCGACGGCCTGCCGGCCTGA
- a CDS encoding glutathione S-transferase — translation MLKILGKPTSINVRKVLWTCVELDLAYELDPWGSGFRDTAQPEFLALNPNGLVPVIRDGDFVLWESNTICRYLVGQAGRLDLLPVEPQARARVEQWMDWQATELNNSWRYAFMALVRQSPAHQDAASIAAGVAGWNRHMAMLDAQLAATGAFVAGGQFTLADVLIGLSAQRWKVAPIEHAELPAVEAYLRRLGDRPGFRLHGANGMP, via the coding sequence ATGCTGAAAATCCTCGGAAAACCCACCTCGATCAATGTGCGCAAGGTCCTGTGGACCTGCGTGGAACTGGACCTGGCCTATGAGCTGGACCCCTGGGGCAGCGGTTTTCGCGACACGGCCCAGCCCGAGTTCCTGGCCCTCAACCCGAACGGCCTGGTGCCGGTGATACGCGACGGCGACTTCGTGCTGTGGGAGTCGAACACCATCTGCCGCTACCTGGTCGGCCAGGCCGGCCGGCTTGACCTGCTGCCTGTCGAGCCGCAGGCGCGGGCCCGGGTCGAGCAGTGGATGGACTGGCAGGCCACCGAGCTGAACAACAGCTGGCGCTATGCCTTCATGGCCCTGGTGCGCCAGAGCCCGGCCCACCAGGACGCGGCCTCCATCGCGGCCGGCGTGGCGGGCTGGAACCGCCACATGGCGATGCTGGACGCGCAGCTCGCCGCCACCGGCGCCTTCGTGGCCGGCGGGCAGTTCACGCTGGCCGATGTGCTGATCGGCCTGTCGGCCCAGCGCTGGAAGGTGGCGCCCATCGAGCATGCCGAGCTGCCGGCGGTCGAGGCCTATCTGCGGCGCCTGGGTGATCGGCCAGGCTTCCGGCTGCACGGCGCCAACGGCATGCCCTGA
- a CDS encoding NAD(P)/FAD-dependent oxidoreductase, whose protein sequence is MSHANAPSPHHVVIIGCGFGGLEAARALNHPRVRITLVDRSNHHLFQPLLYQVATAGLSAPSIAAPIRHMLRKQRNVTVLMAEVTGIAKDRRQVLLADGQAIAYDSLIVAAGATHSYFGRDDWAEHAPGLKTLGDAFQLRAKLLSAFERAEVTADEAERKALLNFIVIGAGPTGVEMAGTLAEIARHTLRHEFRRIDPGQAQVMLLEGSDRVLQAFKPGLSTKARQQLEGLGVRVETGARVVAIDADGVELEQGGERRRIAARTVVWAAGVAASPLGRQLEVPLDRAGRVIVDGSLNIPGHQEVFVVGDLAAALSHEKDGTTQPVPGVSPGAKQMGRHAARQILARLSGRPALPPFRYLDYGALATIGRKAAVADVGRWQFSGYFAWLFWLFVHIYFLIGFRNRLVVLMDWAWAYWSFQRYARVIAEPAPLQADRA, encoded by the coding sequence ATGAGCCATGCCAATGCCCCTTCTCCACACCATGTCGTCATCATCGGCTGCGGTTTCGGCGGCCTGGAAGCCGCCCGCGCGCTGAACCATCCACGGGTCCGCATCACCCTGGTGGACCGCAGCAACCACCATCTGTTCCAGCCCCTGCTCTACCAGGTCGCCACCGCGGGCCTGTCGGCCCCTTCCATCGCCGCGCCCATCCGTCACATGCTGCGCAAGCAGCGCAATGTCACCGTGCTGATGGCCGAGGTCACCGGCATCGCCAAGGACCGGCGCCAGGTCTTGCTGGCCGATGGCCAGGCCATCGCCTACGACTCGCTGATCGTTGCCGCCGGTGCCACCCACAGCTATTTCGGCCGCGATGACTGGGCCGAGCATGCGCCGGGCCTGAAGACGCTGGGCGATGCCTTCCAGCTGCGAGCCAAGCTGCTCAGCGCCTTCGAGCGGGCCGAGGTCACGGCCGACGAAGCCGAGCGCAAGGCCTTGCTGAACTTCATCGTCATAGGCGCCGGCCCGACCGGCGTCGAGATGGCCGGCACCCTGGCCGAGATCGCCCGCCACACCTTGCGCCACGAGTTCCGCCGCATAGACCCTGGCCAGGCCCAGGTGATGCTGCTGGAAGGCTCGGACCGGGTGCTGCAGGCCTTCAAGCCCGGGCTTTCGACCAAGGCCAGGCAACAGCTGGAAGGCCTGGGCGTGCGGGTCGAGACCGGTGCGCGGGTGGTCGCCATCGACGCCGACGGCGTGGAGCTGGAACAAGGCGGCGAGCGCCGCCGCATCGCCGCGCGCACCGTGGTCTGGGCGGCCGGCGTGGCGGCCTCGCCGCTGGGCCGCCAGCTGGAGGTGCCGCTGGACCGGGCCGGCCGGGTCATCGTCGATGGCAGCCTCAACATCCCCGGCCATCAAGAGGTCTTCGTCGTCGGCGACCTGGCCGCGGCGCTCAGCCATGAGAAGGACGGTACGACCCAGCCCGTGCCCGGCGTCAGCCCTGGCGCCAAGCAAATGGGCCGGCATGCGGCGCGGCAGATCCTGGCGCGGCTTTCAGGCCGGCCAGCCCTGCCGCCGTTCCGCTACCTGGACTACGGCGCGCTCGCCACCATAGGCCGCAAGGCGGCGGTGGCCGACGTGGGCCGCTGGCAGTTCTCGGGCTATTTCGCCTGGCTGTTCTGGCTCTTCGTCCACATCTACTTCCTGATCGGATTCCGCAACCGCCTGGTGGTGCTGATGGACTGGGCCTGGGCCTATTGGAGCTTCCAGCGCTATGCGCGCGTGATCGCCGAACCGGCGCCGCTTCAGGCGGACAGAGCCTGA
- a CDS encoding DUF1697 domain-containing protein, whose amino-acid sequence MAAKPQRYVALFRGINVGKAKRIAMADLRELLTGLGYGRVETLLNSGNACFDASGRAAQHGERIRQAVLETLGVDAAVLVKSAAEIDAAIQGLPMKAEAEADPSHLLVALIEDAKALQALQPLLARDWGVEQLRQVGDCAYLSCPVGINDSPLALALSKALRSGVTTRNWSTLLKIRQALSA is encoded by the coding sequence ATGGCAGCAAAACCCCAACGCTATGTGGCCCTGTTCCGCGGCATCAACGTGGGCAAGGCCAAGCGCATCGCCATGGCCGACCTGCGCGAGCTGCTGACCGGCCTGGGCTATGGCCGGGTCGAGACCCTGCTCAACAGCGGCAATGCCTGCTTCGATGCCAGCGGCCGAGCCGCCCAGCATGGCGAACGCATACGCCAGGCGGTGCTGGAGACGCTGGGCGTCGATGCCGCTGTGCTGGTCAAGTCGGCGGCGGAGATCGATGCCGCGATCCAGGGCCTGCCTATGAAGGCCGAGGCCGAGGCGGATCCCTCGCACCTGCTGGTGGCCCTGATCGAGGATGCCAAGGCGCTGCAAGCGCTGCAGCCCTTGCTGGCCAGGGACTGGGGCGTCGAGCAGCTGCGCCAGGTTGGCGATTGCGCCTACCTCAGCTGTCCGGTCGGCATCAACGACAGCCCGCTGGCCCTGGCGCTGTCCAAGGCCTTGCGCAGCGGCGTGACCACGCGCAACTGGTCCACGCTCCTGAAGATCCGTCAGGCTCTGTCCGCCTGA
- a CDS encoding VOC family protein: MQFAYTIVYVSDVEASLSFFEKAFGLQRRFLHESGGYGELETGGTTLSFARHDVARGNLGHDYVPADDSPRPLGMELGLACADVPAAYQQALAAGAFGMAAPTTKPWGQTVAYVRCPDGTLVELCTPMG, translated from the coding sequence ATGCAGTTCGCCTACACCATCGTCTACGTCAGCGACGTCGAGGCTTCGCTGAGCTTCTTCGAAAAGGCCTTCGGCCTGCAGCGCCGATTCCTGCATGAGTCGGGTGGCTACGGCGAACTGGAGACTGGCGGCACGACGCTGTCGTTTGCCCGCCATGACGTGGCCCGGGGCAACCTGGGCCACGACTATGTGCCGGCCGACGACAGCCCGCGCCCGCTGGGCATGGAACTGGGCCTGGCCTGCGCCGACGTGCCGGCCGCCTACCAGCAGGCCCTGGCGGCCGGCGCCTTCGGCATGGCGGCACCGACCACCAAGCCCTGGGGCCAGACCGTGGCCTATGTGCGCTGCCCCGACGGCACCCTGGTCGAACTCTGCACGCCCATGGGCTGA
- a CDS encoding VOC family protein, translated as MTNALNWFEIPVTDMDRAQRFYETLLDKPLRREAMGPYEMAVFPYEEPSGTGGALIRGGNASAPSTEGSLVYLNLVGDTPLAAVIERATRAGAAILLDRMELPDGIGVIAHLQDTEGNRVGLHAMA; from the coding sequence ATGACGAACGCCCTGAACTGGTTCGAGATCCCCGTGACCGACATGGACCGCGCCCAGCGCTTCTACGAGACCCTGCTCGACAAGCCGCTGCGCCGCGAGGCCATGGGGCCCTATGAAATGGCCGTGTTTCCGTATGAGGAACCCAGCGGCACCGGTGGCGCCCTGATACGCGGCGGCAATGCCTCGGCGCCCTCCACCGAGGGCAGCCTGGTCTACCTGAACCTGGTCGGCGACACTCCGCTGGCCGCGGTGATCGAACGGGCCACCCGGGCCGGCGCAGCCATCCTGCTGGACCGCATGGAGCTGCCCGACGGCATAGGCGTGATCGCCCATCTGCAGGACACCGAGGGCAACCGCGTCGGCCTGCATGCCATGGCCTGA
- a CDS encoding TMEM165/GDT1 family protein translates to MEAFLVSTGLVALAEIGDKTQLLAFLLAARYPGRALTISLGILIATLVNHAGAGFVGHWLTGLANPQWLRWGLGLGFIAMAAWTMVPDQLDEETEGRQKLGLGVLGTTVVAFFLAEMGDKTQIATVGLAARFDSLLAVVAGTTLGMMIANVPAVLLGERLAGRMPVQLVHRIAAVLFAVLGIATLLGAGQSLGL, encoded by the coding sequence ATGGAAGCCTTCCTCGTCTCCACCGGCCTCGTGGCCCTGGCCGAAATCGGCGACAAGACTCAGTTGCTGGCCTTTCTGCTGGCGGCCCGCTACCCCGGCCGCGCGCTGACCATCAGCCTCGGCATCCTGATCGCCACCCTCGTGAACCATGCCGGCGCCGGCTTCGTCGGCCATTGGCTGACCGGCCTGGCCAACCCGCAATGGCTGCGCTGGGGCCTGGGCCTGGGCTTCATCGCCATGGCCGCCTGGACCATGGTTCCCGATCAGCTCGACGAAGAAACCGAGGGCCGGCAGAAGCTGGGCCTGGGCGTGCTGGGCACGACTGTGGTGGCCTTCTTCCTGGCCGAGATGGGCGACAAGACGCAAATCGCCACCGTGGGCCTGGCCGCGCGCTTCGATTCGCTGCTGGCCGTGGTCGCCGGCACCACGCTGGGCATGATGATCGCCAACGTGCCGGCCGTGCTGCTGGGCGAGCGCCTCGCGGGCCGCATGCCGGTGCAGCTGGTCCACCGCATCGCTGCCGTGCTGTTCGCCGTGCTGGGCATCGCCACCTTGCTGGGAGCAGGTCAAAGCTTGGGGTTGTAG
- the glpK gene encoding glycerol kinase GlpK, producing MDYLLALDQGTSSSRSIAFDARGRGVAQAQREFSQHYPQPGWVEHDPLEIWQSQLATAREAIAKAGLPAGAIKALGITNQRETTVVWERASGRPIHRAIVWQDRRTEPLCARLREEGHEALFRQRTGLLLDPYFSGTKLAWILDNIPGAREQAQRGELAFGTIDSWLVWQLTGGRVHATDVSNAARTLMFDVHLNRWDAELLELLNIPASLLPEVRPSAHRYGDCEASLLGAPLPIAGIAGDQQAALFGQGCFSAGMAKNTYGTGCFMLMHSGEGFQKSTNGLITTSAAQVSSRPEYALEGSVFIGGAVVQWLRDGLHAIKASSEVQALAESVPDAGGVMLVPAFTGLGAPYWNPEARGAIVGLTRGSSMAHIARAALESIAFQSAALLQAMSRDVVAGGGAPVSELRVDGGACVNNLLMQFQADLLGIAVVRPQVIETTALGAAYLAGLGGGVYGSLAELAGQWQAERVFEPTMSRDRAAELMARWERAVRQTVAN from the coding sequence ATGGACTACCTGCTCGCCCTAGACCAAGGCACTTCCAGTTCGCGCAGCATCGCCTTCGACGCCAGGGGCCGCGGGGTGGCCCAGGCGCAGCGCGAGTTCAGCCAGCATTACCCGCAGCCCGGCTGGGTCGAGCATGACCCGCTGGAGATCTGGCAGAGCCAGCTCGCCACGGCCCGCGAGGCCATCGCCAAGGCCGGCTTGCCCGCCGGTGCGATCAAGGCCCTGGGCATCACCAACCAGCGCGAGACCACGGTCGTGTGGGAGCGCGCGAGCGGCAGGCCCATCCACCGCGCCATCGTCTGGCAGGACCGTCGCACCGAGCCGCTGTGCGCGCGGCTGCGCGAAGAGGGTCACGAGGCCCTGTTCCGCCAGCGCACCGGCCTGCTGCTGGACCCCTATTTCTCGGGCACCAAGCTGGCCTGGATTCTTGACAACATCCCCGGCGCCCGCGAGCAGGCCCAGCGCGGCGAGCTGGCGTTCGGCACCATTGACAGCTGGCTGGTCTGGCAGCTGACCGGCGGCCGGGTCCATGCCACCGATGTGTCGAACGCGGCCCGCACGCTGATGTTCGACGTGCACCTGAACCGCTGGGACGCGGAGCTGCTGGAGCTCTTGAACATCCCGGCCTCGCTCCTGCCCGAGGTGCGGCCCTCGGCCCATCGCTATGGCGACTGCGAGGCCTCGCTGCTCGGCGCGCCTCTGCCCATTGCGGGCATTGCCGGCGACCAGCAGGCGGCGCTGTTCGGCCAGGGCTGCTTCAGCGCCGGCATGGCCAAGAACACCTATGGCACCGGCTGCTTCATGCTGATGCACAGCGGCGAGGGCTTCCAGAAATCGACCAACGGCCTGATCACCACCAGCGCCGCCCAGGTGTCCAGCCGGCCCGAGTACGCGCTGGAAGGCAGCGTCTTCATCGGCGGCGCGGTCGTGCAGTGGCTGCGCGACGGCCTGCATGCGATCAAGGCCAGCAGCGAGGTCCAGGCGCTGGCCGAGAGCGTGCCCGATGCCGGTGGCGTGATGCTGGTGCCGGCCTTCACCGGCCTGGGCGCGCCCTACTGGAATCCCGAGGCGCGCGGCGCCATCGTGGGCCTCACGCGCGGCAGCAGCATGGCCCATATCGCCCGGGCAGCACTGGAGAGCATCGCCTTCCAGAGCGCCGCCCTTTTGCAAGCCATGAGCCGCGATGTCGTGGCCGGCGGCGGTGCGCCGGTCAGCGAGCTGCGGGTGGACGGCGGGGCCTGCGTCAACAACCTCCTGATGCAGTTCCAGGCCGACCTGCTGGGCATTGCTGTCGTGCGGCCCCAGGTGATTGAGACCACGGCCCTGGGCGCGGCCTACCTGGCGGGGCTGGGCGGTGGTGTCTACGGCAGTCTCGCGGAACTGGCGGGGCAATGGCAAGCCGAGCGGGTCTTCGAGCCCACGATGAGTCGCGACCGTGCGGCCGAGCTGATGGCCCGCTGGGAGCGGGCGGTGCGCCAGACCGTGGCGAACTAG
- the glpD gene encoding glycerol-3-phosphate dehydrogenase has translation MERYDVLVVGGGINGAGIARDLAGRGFSVLLAEAQDLASHTSSASTKLIHGGLRYLEYYEFSLVRKALLEREVLLKSAPHIMRPLRFVMPHDSAMRPAWMIRAGLFLYDHLARREWLPGSCGVKLGRSPLGEPLQDRFTRGFIYSDGWVDDARLVLHCALDAKQRGAEILTRSPVTEARRGRELWQATMATPQGERIVQARALVNAAGPWAESFLREVAQPAHAEKLATKHLRLVKGSHIVVPRRFEHDHAYLFQNPDGRIIFAIPYEGDFTMIGTTDVEQPREAIANFALARISEAEIAYLCEQASRYFKAPVQTSDVVWSYAGVRPLLDDASGSAAAITRDYALETLHEGAAPLLSVWGGKITTFRKLAEDAATSVAEMLGQPRPAWTQGALLPGGELAAWSQRSSSRPDEDFERFLAAVQQRWPWLPARMARRLAHAYGTRIEQLLGPATSLDELGRHFGADLYEAELAFLHREEWACSANDMLWRRSKLGLRLDAAQRAAVAAWCDARS, from the coding sequence ATGGAACGCTACGACGTGCTGGTGGTCGGCGGAGGCATCAACGGCGCCGGCATAGCGCGCGACCTGGCGGGCCGCGGTTTCTCGGTGCTGCTGGCCGAGGCGCAAGACCTGGCCTCGCACACCTCGTCGGCCAGCACCAAGCTGATCCACGGCGGCCTGCGCTACCTCGAGTACTACGAGTTCAGCCTGGTGCGCAAGGCGCTGCTGGAGCGCGAGGTGCTGCTCAAGAGCGCGCCCCACATCATGCGGCCGCTGCGCTTCGTGATGCCGCATGACAGCGCCATGCGCCCGGCCTGGATGATCCGTGCCGGCCTCTTCCTCTACGACCACCTGGCCCGGCGCGAATGGCTGCCCGGTTCCTGCGGCGTGAAGCTAGGCCGCTCGCCGCTGGGAGAACCGCTGCAGGATCGCTTCACGCGTGGCTTCATCTACTCGGACGGCTGGGTCGACGATGCACGCCTGGTCCTGCATTGCGCGCTGGACGCCAAGCAGCGCGGCGCCGAGATCCTGACCCGCAGCCCGGTCACCGAGGCCAGACGCGGCCGCGAGCTCTGGCAGGCCACGATGGCCACGCCGCAGGGCGAGCGCATCGTCCAGGCCCGCGCCCTGGTCAATGCCGCCGGGCCCTGGGCCGAGAGTTTTCTGCGCGAGGTGGCACAGCCGGCCCATGCCGAGAAGCTGGCCACCAAGCATCTGCGCCTGGTCAAGGGCAGCCACATCGTCGTGCCGCGGCGCTTCGAGCATGACCATGCCTATCTGTTCCAGAACCCGGACGGCCGCATCATCTTCGCCATCCCCTACGAGGGCGACTTCACCATGATCGGCACGACCGACGTGGAGCAGCCGCGCGAGGCCATTGCCAACTTTGCGCTGGCGCGCATCAGCGAGGCCGAGATCGCCTACCTGTGCGAGCAGGCCAGCCGCTATTTCAAGGCGCCGGTGCAGACCTCCGACGTGGTCTGGAGCTATGCCGGCGTACGCCCCTTGCTGGACGATGCCTCGGGCAGCGCGGCAGCCATCACGCGCGACTACGCGCTGGAGACCCTGCACGAGGGCGCGGCGCCGCTGCTGAGCGTCTGGGGCGGCAAGATCACCACCTTCCGCAAGCTGGCCGAGGACGCGGCCACTTCGGTCGCCGAGATGCTGGGCCAGCCCCGTCCCGCCTGGACCCAGGGCGCCCTGCTGCCCGGTGGCGAGCTGGCCGCCTGGTCCCAGCGCTCCAGCTCAAGACCGGACGAAGACTTCGAGCGCTTCCTCGCCGCGGTCCAGCAGCGCTGGCCCTGGCTGCCGGCCCGCATGGCGCGACGGCTCGCCCATGCATACGGCACGCGGATCGAGCAGTTGCTCGGACCGGCAACCAGCCTCGACGAGCTGGGCCGGCATTTCGGCGCCGACCTGTACGAGGCCGAGCTGGCCTTCCTGCACCGCGAGGAATGGGCCTGCAGCGCCAACGACATGCTATGGCGCCGCAGCAAGCTGGGCTTGCGGCTGGATGCCGCCCAGCGTGCGGCCGTGGCCGCCTGGTGCGACGCCCGATCCTGA
- a CDS encoding TonB-dependent receptor → MKFKETATCRALRQALALGLLAGVAAAPALAQETQTLQRVEVTGSNIKRVDAESASPVLLISAQDIARAGKATVAEYLQTLGVDGAGSLPTSFGNGFAAGSTAVSLRGLGATSTLVLLNGRRMAPFGRADDGQKTFTDLSTIPMELVERIEILKDGASSVYGADAIAGVVNIILKKDFTGHTFQMSTGISRYGDAKQHKASLTGGYGDLLKDGYNLVFNAEWSKNDRLQNSDRAGREYIGHADLRPWGYGINTQFARGYITGNNNANESPVGLIRNPTTLDYVALPGCAALSVSTPQDPKGGCVWHYDQFRSMQPEIQSTNLYAGGTAKLGADLLGYFDVGYSSRSTSFLMIPPTITPTVAFPPNAAYPSGVINYGSGAGTTIMMAATHPQNPFGAAARIRYVAFDVGPQERKADNKFSRVLAGVKGSAAGWDFDAGVMFSKTALTLEYTNSIRMDVLKAALGDPTSKWFPYFIGSQAFKNSKDFYDALRTSLTADLSTELKLVDVKASRELMQLEGGALGLAIGAEYRSDKLDAPSLSGTETGLVNASYVAAKGESTVKAAYVELLAPVLKGLELSGAIRYDKYDKFDSTTPKLGVKWTPMKSLALRGTYSEGFRAPGAAESGAASQSTGTATARDPIRCPNGTPAAGGGTTADCSASIAAVKVGDPNLQPEKSKGMTLGLLWDTPMGTSVAVDGWKIKRSNEINPLPYAEAAALPTAIRADNNLVVNGQVVPNSGTLLISKAPYRNSSYTEVKGIDIDLKHRFNLGDMGRLTLGANWTHLLNWTRVEPDSKDSTGKVTPGKAYEYAGTHGNCDTSNCIGTPRDKINLNGTWDLGSLSMSGLLNYRSAIKNIAFAGDPCASKLADGSDGPNAQCRIGGFYTLDVSVRYQFDKSLQVFGSIQNLTDRIAPLDPFTYGTMSYNPMDYSGAIGRYYKVGLKYQF, encoded by the coding sequence ATGAAATTCAAAGAAACCGCCACCTGCCGCGCCCTGCGCCAGGCCCTGGCCCTCGGCCTGCTGGCCGGCGTGGCCGCCGCCCCGGCCCTGGCCCAGGAAACCCAGACCCTGCAACGGGTCGAGGTGACCGGCTCCAACATCAAGCGGGTGGACGCCGAATCGGCCTCCCCGGTGCTGCTGATCAGTGCCCAGGACATCGCCCGTGCTGGCAAGGCCACCGTGGCCGAGTACCTGCAGACGCTGGGCGTGGACGGCGCCGGCTCGCTGCCCACCAGCTTCGGCAACGGTTTCGCGGCCGGCTCCACCGCCGTGTCGCTGCGCGGCCTGGGTGCCACCTCGACCCTGGTGCTGCTGAACGGCCGCCGCATGGCCCCGTTCGGCCGCGCCGATGACGGTCAGAAGACCTTCACCGACCTCAGCACCATCCCGATGGAGCTGGTCGAGCGCATCGAAATCCTGAAGGACGGCGCTTCGTCCGTGTACGGCGCCGACGCCATCGCCGGCGTGGTCAACATCATCCTGAAGAAGGACTTCACCGGCCACACCTTCCAGATGTCGACCGGCATCTCGCGCTACGGCGATGCCAAGCAGCACAAGGCCTCGCTGACCGGTGGCTACGGCGACCTGCTGAAGGACGGCTACAACCTGGTGTTCAACGCCGAGTGGTCCAAGAACGACCGCCTGCAGAACAGCGACCGTGCCGGCCGTGAATACATCGGCCATGCCGACCTGCGTCCCTGGGGCTATGGCATCAACACCCAGTTCGCCCGCGGCTACATCACCGGCAACAACAATGCCAACGAAAGCCCGGTCGGCCTGATCCGCAATCCGACCACGCTGGACTACGTGGCCCTGCCGGGTTGCGCGGCCCTGTCGGTCAGCACGCCCCAGGATCCCAAGGGCGGTTGCGTCTGGCACTACGACCAGTTCCGCTCCATGCAGCCCGAGATCCAGTCGACCAACCTGTATGCCGGCGGAACGGCCAAGCTGGGGGCTGACCTGCTGGGCTATTTCGACGTCGGCTATTCCAGCCGTTCGACCTCGTTCCTGATGATCCCGCCGACGATCACGCCGACGGTGGCGTTCCCGCCCAACGCGGCCTATCCGAGCGGCGTCATCAACTACGGCTCGGGCGCCGGCACCACCATCATGATGGCCGCCACGCATCCGCAGAACCCGTTCGGTGCCGCCGCCCGGATCCGCTACGTCGCCTTCGATGTGGGCCCGCAGGAGCGCAAGGCCGACAACAAGTTCAGCCGCGTGCTGGCGGGCGTCAAGGGCTCGGCCGCCGGCTGGGACTTCGATGCCGGTGTGATGTTCTCCAAGACTGCCCTGACCCTGGAGTACACCAACAGCATCCGCATGGACGTGCTGAAGGCCGCCCTGGGCGACCCGACCAGCAAGTGGTTCCCGTATTTCATCGGTTCGCAGGCCTTCAAGAACTCCAAGGACTTCTATGACGCGCTGCGCACCTCGCTGACGGCCGACCTGTCGACCGAGCTGAAGCTGGTCGACGTGAAGGCCTCGCGCGAGCTGATGCAGCTGGAAGGCGGCGCGCTGGGCCTGGCCATCGGCGCCGAGTACCGCAGCGACAAGCTGGATGCGCCTTCGCTGAGCGGCACCGAGACCGGCCTGGTCAATGCCAGCTATGTGGCCGCCAAGGGCGAGAGCACGGTCAAGGCCGCGTACGTCGAACTGCTGGCGCCGGTGCTCAAGGGCCTGGAGCTGTCGGGCGCCATCCGCTACGACAAGTACGACAAGTTCGACTCGACCACGCCCAAGCTGGGCGTCAAGTGGACGCCGATGAAGAGCCTGGCGCTGCGCGGCACCTACTCGGAAGGCTTCCGCGCGCCGGGCGCCGCCGAATCGGGCGCCGCCAGCCAGAGCACCGGCACGGCCACGGCCCGCGACCCGATCCGTTGCCCCAACGGCACACCGGCCGCCGGCGGCGGCACGACGGCCGACTGCTCGGCCAGCATCGCCGCGGTCAAGGTGGGCGATCCCAACCTGCAGCCCGAGAAGTCCAAGGGCATGACCCTGGGCCTGCTGTGGGACACGCCCATGGGCACGAGCGTGGCCGTGGACGGCTGGAAGATCAAGCGCAGCAATGAAATCAATCCGCTGCCCTATGCCGAAGCCGCCGCGCTGCCGACCGCGATCCGCGCCGACAACAACCTGGTCGTCAACGGCCAGGTGGTGCCGAACTCGGGCACCCTGCTGATCTCCAAGGCACCGTACCGCAACAGCAGCTACACCGAGGTCAAGGGCATTGACATCGACCTGAAGCACCGCTTCAACCTCGGTGACATGGGCCGCCTGACCCTGGGTGCCAACTGGACCCATCTGCTGAACTGGACCCGTGTCGAGCCCGACAGCAAGGACAGCACCGGCAAGGTCACGCCGGGCAAGGCCTACGAGTACGCCGGTACGCATGGCAACTGCGACACCTCGAACTGCATCGGCACGCCGCGCGACAAGATCAACCTGAACGGTACCTGGGACCTCGGCAGCCTGAGCATGAGCGGCCTGCTGAACTACCGCTCGGCGATCAAGAACATCGCGTTCGCCGGCGACCCCTGCGCCTCCAAGCTGGCTGACGGCAGCGACGGCCCGAACGCCCAGTGCCGCATCGGTGGCTTCTACACGCTCGACGTCTCGGTGCGCTACCAGTTCGACAAGAGTCTGCAGGTGTTCGGCTCCATCCAGAACCTGACCGACCGCATCGCGCCGCTGGATCCGTTCACCTACGGCACCATGAGCTACAACCCGATGGACTACAGCGGCGCGATCGGCCGCTACTACAAGGTCGGCCTGAAGTACCAATTCTGA